From Brachionichthys hirsutus isolate HB-005 chromosome 2, CSIRO-AGI_Bhir_v1, whole genome shotgun sequence, one genomic window encodes:
- the rbm39b gene encoding RNA-binding protein 39b: MADDFDVEAMLEAPFRKDEIKSSHANGHDDQNRKKRRSRSRSRSPGSKKKRSRSRDKKKGKKRSRSREKKPSHSKERHRSRSKSKERSGRYKARKSPVRKRSKSRSPFKKEKSPVRQPIDNLTPEERDARTVFCMQLAARIRARDLEDFFSAVGKVRDVRMISDRNSRRSKGIAYIEFVEASSVPLAIGLTGQRLLGVPIIVQASQVMAEKNRAAAAANNLQKGSSGPMRLYVGSLHFNITEEMLRGIFEPFGKIEGIQLMMDSETGRSKGYGFISFADAECAKKALEQLNGFELAGRPMKVGHVTERSDSSTASSFLDNDELERTGIDLGTTGRLQLMARLAEGTGLKIPPAAQQALQMTGSIPFGNMAGPAAVPSPSPSQALNLPSQPLATHCLQLSNLFNPQAENDPSWAHEIQDDVIEECNKHGGIVHIYVDKNSAQGNVYVKCPSIPAAMATVNALHGRWFAGKMITAAYVPLPTYHNLFPDSVTAKQLLMPARR, from the exons ATGGCTGATGATTTTGACGTCGAGGCCATGCTGGAAGCGCCATTCAGAAAG GATGAGATCAAGTCCTCTCATGCAAATGGCCATGACGACCAGAACAGGAA GAAAAGGAGAAGTCGAAGCAGGAGCCGAAGCCCAGGCTCCAAGAAGAAAAGAAGCCGAAGCAGAGACAAAAAGAAGGgcaagaagaggagcaggagccgAGAAAAAAAGCCAAGCCACAGCAAAGAGCGCCATCGCAGCCGCTCCAAAAGCAAGGAACGTTCTGGGCGATACAAAGCACGCAAGAGCCCCGT CCGTAAACGTTCCAAAAGTCGGAGCCCCTTCAAAAAGGAAAAGAGCCCCGTCAG GCAACCGATTGACAATCTAACCCCAGAGGAGAGGGACGCCCGCACAGTCTTCTGCATGCAGCTTGCTGCCAGAATCAGAGCTCGAGACCTGGAAGATTTCTTCTCAGCTGTTGGAAAG GTAAGAGATGTGAGAATGATCTCTGATAGAAACTCCCGGCGATCCAAAGGCATTGCGTACATCGAATTTGTGGAGGCGTCTTCGGTACCACTGGCGATTGGCTTGACTGGCCAGAGGCTTTTAGGGGTGCCCATCATTGTCCAGGCCTCTCAGGTTATG GCAGAGAAAaacagagctgcagctgcagccaacAATCTACAGAAAGGTAGTTCAGGTCCGATGCGGCTCTACGTGGGATCGCTGCACTTCAATATTACTGAAGAAATGCTTCGGGGGATCTTCGAGCCTTTTGGAAAG ATTGAGGGAATCCAGCTAATGATGGACAGTGAAACTGGACGTTCCAAAGGCTATGGCTTTATATCG TTTGCAGATGCAGAATGCGCCAAAAAGGCTTTGGAGCAGTTGAACGGCTTCGAGCTGGCCGGACGTCCAATGAAGGTGGGACACGTTACGGAGCGCTCGGACTCATCGACGGCCAGTTCCTTCCTGGACAACGATGAATTGGAGAGAACTGGCATCGACCTCGGCACCACAGGGCGTCTTCAGCTAATGGCTCGGCTCGCAGAAG GAACCGGTCTGAAGATTCCTCCAGCTGCTCAGCAGGCTCTGCAGATGACTGGCTCCATACCCTTTGGGAACATGGCGGGCCCCGCGG cTGTGCCGAGTCCGTCTCCGAGCCAAGCCTTGAACCTCCCATCACAGCCGCTGGCGACGCACTGCCTTCAGCTGTCCAACCTCTTCAACCCACAAGC AGAAAATGATCCAAGCTGGGCCCATGAGATCCAGGATGATGTCATTGAGGAGTGTAACAAACATGGAGGAATTGTTCACATTTATGTCGACAAGAACTCTGCTCAA GGTAATGTGTATGTGAAGTGTCCCTCAATACCAGCAGCAATGGCGACTGTAAACGCTCTTCATGGACGCTGGTTTGCAG GCAAAATGATCACCGCTGCCTACGTTCCCTTACCAACCTACCACAACCTTTTCCCTGATTCAGTAACTGCAAAGCAGCTCCTAATGCCAGCACGTCGATAG
- the rh50 gene encoding rh50-like protein, with protein sequence MNSKSTNLRVTLPVFVFVAELVIIGLYAAFVTYDEHADALYQNNNTNPMDNAVYRDYPFFTDIQIMIFIGFGCLLTFFRIYGFGGMVFNFLTATFAIQWAILVQGYFQFYHDGKIHLGVINLINAEFACAVVLISFGAVLGKTSPLQLLVMALLEVPVFAVTEWVVLKYLRINDAGGSILIHLFACYFGLGVTFVLYRPGLKEGHPNEKTSYFSDILSVMGTLFLWVFWPSFNSALTLKGDDQHRAILHTFIGLSASTLTAFALSFMLNKKGKLTMADVQNVTLAGGVTVGASVDMMISPAAAYALGMVGCTACMLGYKYLTPFLARHCRIQDQCGIHNLHGLTGLISCTAGICAILMAKEEAYGPSMYEIFTHRAPLEGDPKLQELQMLIPGLKPGLGRTAQEQALFQVAAVFSTIGLSALGGIITGFFLKLPYLASPPDEFCFDDELFFDIPPDYDSPFTCKDKLTKEDCAA encoded by the coding sequence ATGAATTCAAAGTCGACCAACCTTCGTGTGACattgcctgtgtttgtgtttgttgccGAGCTGGTTATAATTGGCTTATATGCTGCTTTTGTTACCTACGACGAGCATGCAGATGCCCTATatcagaacaacaacacaaacccCATGGACAATGCCGTATACAGGGACTATCCTTTTTTTACTGATATACAGATCATGATATTCATCGGCTTCGGGTGCCTGCTGACATTTTTTAGAATCTATGGCTTCGGTGGGATGGTTTTTAACTTCCTCACAGCTACTTTTGCCATCCAGTGGGCCATCTTAGTGCAAGGGTACTTCCAGTTCTACCACGATGGTAAGATCCACCTCGGAGTTATCAATCTCATAAATGCAGAGTTTGCCTGCGCTGTGGTTCTGATATCCTTTGGGGCAGTCCTGGGGAAGACAAGCCCGTTGCAGCTGCTGGTCATGGCTCTACTGGAGGTCCCTGTATTTGCAGTCACAGAGTGGGTCGTACTGAAGTATCTCAGGATCAACGATGCAGGCGGCTCGATTTTAATTCACCTCTTTGCCTGTTATTTTGGTTTGGGTGTCACTTTTGTACTGTACAGGCCAGGCCTGAAAGAAGGCCACCCAAACGAGAAAACCAGCTACTTCTCTGACATCCTCTCTGTCATGGGGACCTTGTTCCTCTGGGTGTTTTGGCCGTCCTTCAACTCGGCATTGACCCTGAAAGGAGACGACCAGCACAGAGCCATCCTCCACACTTTCATTGGACTGAGTGCCTCCACACTCACAGCCTTCGCCCTTTCATTCATGCTGAACAAAAAAGGGAAACTCACCATGGCCGATGTCCAGAATGTAACTCTGGCTGGTGGCGTGACTGTCGGGGCATCTGTAGATATGATGATATCGCCCGCGGCTGCATATGCTCTGGGTATGGTGGGCTGCACTGCATGCATGCTGGGCTACAAGTACTTGACCCCCTTCTTGGCCCGTCACTGCAGAATTCAGGATCAATGTGGAATACATAATTTACACGGTCTGACAGGCCTCATATCTTGCACTGCAGGAATATGTGCGATACTCATGGCTAAAGAAGAGGCTTATGGCCCCAGTATGTATGAGATCTTTACTCACAGAGCACCACTGGAAGGAGATCCTAAACTGCAGGAGCTCCAGATGTTGATCCCTGGCTTAAAGCCTGGGTTAGGGAGGACTGCCCAGGAACAAGCTCTCTTCCAGGTTGCAGCTGTGTTTTCAACTATAGGATTGTCTGCATTGGGGGGCATCATCACAGGCTTCTTCTTGAAGCTGCCATACCTTGCATCTCCACCTGATGAGTTCTGTTTTGATGATGAGCTGTTCTTTGATATTCCTCCAGACTATGATTCCCCgtttacatgcaaagacaaattgACAAAGGAAGATTGTGCAGCCTGA
- the slc12a5b gene encoding solute carrier family 12 member 5b has protein sequence MLNNMTEEGEGLDSRGDGNPRENSPFIDSDVEKSQQYDGKNMALFEEEMDTSPMVSSLLSSLANYSNLPTGSKEHEEAENNEEGARQSKKPIKAPQLGTLMGVYLPCIQNIFGVILFLRMTWMVGIGGVFGSFIIVFMCCSTTMLTAISMSAIATNGVVPAGGSYYMISRSLGPEFGGAVGICFYLGTTFAGAMYILGCIEILLIYIVPQAAVFKIEGLEGAEAEIALLNNMRVYGTIVLSFMALVVFVGVKYVNKLALVFLACVILSILAVYVGVIKTAVDPPAFPVCLLGNRTLISKGYDICAKVMEIDNETVTTKLWRSFCDSENLNATCDEYFTNNNVTEIQGIPGVTSGILAENLFGNYLQKGTILAKRGLPADMDPDSPATNTNRYVLADITSFFTLLVGIYFPSVTGIMAGSNRSGDLRDAQKSIPIGTIAAITTTSIVYMSSVVLFGACIEGVILRDKFGEGVNGNLVIGTLAWPSPWVIVFGSFFSTCGAGLQSLTGAPRLLQAISRDGIIPFLRMFGHGKANGEPTWALLLTASICEIGIIIASLDSVAPILSMFFLMCYMFVNLACALQTLLRTPNWRPRFKFYHWALSFLGMSLCLSLMFICSWYYAMVAMGIATCIYKYIEFCGAEKEWGDGIRGISLSAARFALMRVEEGPPHTKNWRPQILVLVSMDAEQNVEQPRLLSLTNQLKAGKGLTIVGTSVQGTFLDNYAEAQRADQSLRKLMETEKVKGFSQVVVSSNLRDGTSHLIQVGGLGGLKHNTVMVNWPRNWKRPECHQQFRNFIEVVWETTVASLALLVPKNISSYPSNGERFTEGHIDVWWVVHDGGMLMLLPFLLRQHKVWRKCKMRIFTVAQMDDNSIQMRKDLITFLYHLRIQAVVEVVEMHDSDISAYTYEKTLVMEERSQILKQMHLTKNEMEREIQSITDSSRLSIRRKNPTALRAQHSKEERVSLVEKSGDEAGSASYTKHSKKTSTPTSPTSPTCAAGPAGDAATWTDSKSSPTSPEEGKDPFNMKPEWENLNPTDLRRMHTAVRLNEVITRKSKEAKLVLLNMPGPPKNRVGNENYMEFLEVLTEGLNRVLLVRGGGREVITIYS, from the exons GTGACGGGAACCCCAGAGAAAACAGTCCTTTCATCGACAGCGACGTGGAGAAGAGTCAGCAGTATGACGGCAAGAATATGGCTCTCTTTGAG GAGGAAATGGACACCAGTCCAATGgtctcctctctgctcagcAGTCTGGCCAACTACTCCAACTTGCCGACGGGAAGCAAAGAGCACGAAGAGGCGGAGAATAACGAGGAGGGAGCGCGTCAATCAAAGAAACCTATAAAG GCGCCACAGCTGGGAACTCTGATGGGAGTGTACCTGCCATGTATCCAAAACATTTTCGGGGTGATCCTCTTCTTGCGGATGACCTGGATGGTTGGGATTGGAGGCGTTTTTGGGTccttcatcatcgtcttcatgtGCTGCTCCACA ACAATGCTCACAGCCATCTCCATGAGTGCTATTGCAACAAATGGAGTCGTACCAG CTGGAGGTTCCTATTATATGATCTCTCGCTCCCTGGGGCCTGAGTTTGGCGGAGCTGTTGGGATCTGCTTCTACTTAGGCACCACGTTTGCAGGTGCCATGTATATCCTTGGCTGTATTGAAATTCTTCTG ATTTATATAGTTCCTCAGGCGGCCGTCTTTAAGATCGAGGGCCTGGAAGGGGCAGAGGCTGAGATAGCCCTCCTTAACAACATGCGGGTGTATGGCACCATCGTATTGAGCTTTATGGCGCTGGTGGTGTTTGTGGGAGTCAAATATGTAAATAAGCTGGCTCTGGTCTTCCTGGCCTGTGTCATCCTCTCGATTCTGGCTGTTTACGTGGGAGTCATCAAGACTGCTGTTGACCCGCCTGCCTTCCC CGTCTGCCTCCTGGGAAATAGAACTCTTATTTCTAAAGGATATGATATCTGCGCAAAGGTCATGGAAATAGACAACGAAACTGTGACCACCAAACTGTGGAGGTCCTTCTGTGATTCCGAGAACCTCAATGCCACATGTGATGAATACTTTACAAACAACAATGTCACGGAGATACAGGGCATCCCAGGGGTCACTAGTGGTATTCTGGCAG AGAACCTGTTTGGTAACTATCTGCAAAAAGGGACCATCCTAGCGAAGCGTGGGCTTCCAGCTGACATGGACCCAGACAGTCCTGCAACCAACACCAACCGCTACGTCCTGGCAGACATCACTAGCTTCTTCACCCTCCTGGTGGGGATATACTTTCCTTCTGTCACAG GTATAATGGCAGGCTCCAACCGCTCTGGAGACCTGCGGGATGCTCAGAAATCCATTCCCATCGGCACAATCGCAGCTATCACCACCACATCCATTGTGT ACATGTCTAGTGTGGTGCTGTTTGGTGCTTGCATAGAAGGAGTGATCCTCAGGGACAA ATTTGGTGAAGGAGTCAATGGCAACCTGGTGATCGGGACTCTTGCATGGCCGTCTCCTTGGGTCATTGTTTTTGGGTCCTTCTTTTCCACTTGTGGGGCTGGGCTACAGAGTCTGACTGGAGCGCCACGTCTCCTGCAGGCCATCTCTAGGGATGGTATCATCCCATTTCTGAGA atgtTTGGGCATGGCAAAGCTAACGGGGAGCCCACCTGGGCCCTTCTGCTCACAGCCAGCATTTGTGAAATTGGCATCATAATTGCCTCCCTGGACTCGGTCGCGCCCATCCTTTCCAT gTTCTTCCTGATGTGCTACATGTTTGTTAATCTTGCCTGCGCCCTGCAGACTTTGCTGAGGACACCAAACTGGAGGCCACGTTTTAAGTTCTACCACTG GGCTTTATCTTTCTTGGGAATGAGTCTGTGCCTGTCGCTCATGTTCATCTGTTCTTGGTATTACGCTATGGTCGCCATGGGCATAGCTACATGCATCTATAAATACATTGAGTTCTGCGG AGCTGAGAAGGAGTGGGGTGATGGGATACGAGGTATCTCTCTCAGCGCTGCGCGTTTTGCTCTCATGAGAGTGGAAGAGGGACCCCCACACACTAAGAACTGGAG gcctcaGATCCTGGTTTTGGTGAGCATGGATGCTGAGCAGAACGTAGAACAGCCTCGCCTGCTCTCTCTGACCAATCAGCTAAAAGCAGGGAAGGGTCTGACCATCGTTGGCACATCAGTTCAAGGAACCTTCCTCGACAACTACGCCGAGGCCCAAAGGGCAGATCAG TCTTTGCGTAAGTTGATGGAGACAGAGAAGGTGAAGGGCTTCTCTCAGGTAGTCGTCTCCTCCAATCTCAGAGATGGGACGTCCCACCTCATCCAGGTCGGTGGGCTAGGAGGATTGAAGCACAACACTGTGATGGTCAACTGGCCCAGAAACTGGAAAAGACCCGAGTGTCACCAGCAGTTCAGGAACTTTATTG AGGTGGTTTGGGAGACAACTGTAGCTAGTCTGGCTTTACTGGTTCCTAAGAATATCTCCAGCTATCCATCCAATGGAGAGCGCTTCACTGAAGGCCACATAGACGTGTGGTGGGTCGTCCACGATGGGGGCATGTTGATGCTTCTGCCCTTCCTGTTGCGCCAGCATAAG GTGTGGAGGAAGTGCAAGATGCGCATTTTCACTGTCGCTCAAATGGACGACAATAGCATCCAGATGAGAAAAGACCTCATCACATTCCTCTATCACCTGCGAATCCAAGCtgtggtggaggtggtggagatg cACGACAGCGACATCTCAGCCTACACCTATGAGAAAACACTTGTGATGGAGGAACGGTCACAGATCCTCAAACAGATGCATCTGACCAAGAatgagatggagagggag ATCCAGAGCATTACAGATTCCTCCCGTCTGTCCATTCGGCGCAAAAACCCAACGGCCTTGCGCGCCCAGCACAGCAAAGAGGAGAGAGTAAGCCTGGTAGAAAAATCAGGAGATGAG GCTGGGAGTGCTTCCTACACAAAACATAGTAAGAAAACCTCCACACCAACAAGCCCAACAAGCCCCACATGTGCTGCGGGGCCTGCAGGGGACGCTGCCACCTGGACAGACAGCAAGAGTTCACCGACAAGTCCGGAGGAAGGCAAAGATCCTTTCAATATGAAGCC GGAATGGGAGAATTT AAACCCAACCGATTTGAGACGCATGCATACGGCCGTGAGGCTAAATGAGGTCATCACAAGGAAATCCAAGGAGGCAAAACTTGTCTTGCTCAACATGCCTGGACCACCCAAGAACCGTGTTGGGAATGAAAATT ACATGGAGTTCCTTGAAGTTCTAACTGAGGGCCTGAATCGGGTCCTTCTAGTGCGTGGCGGTGGCCGTGAAGTCATCACCATCTACTCCTGA